A single genomic interval of Longimicrobiales bacterium harbors:
- a CDS encoding M20/M25/M40 family metallo-hydrolase → MTPSPDLTTLLSELVRIDSQNPDLVSGASGERTIAEFCVQWFERNGVEAWIDAVRPGRCNAVARVRGGAGATLSLCAHLDTVSIEGMTAPGLEPRVEGGRMYGRGTYDMKGAVAAVMIALRELAQDPPRGTVLAALVCDEEFASIGAQDFVKRYRSDACIVTEPSEGRLILAHKGFVWAEIETAGTPAHGSRWEDGVSAIARMGRIIAALDEFDRSVLRERTHPLLGPASMHCAMVEGGDGWSTYAPRCTLRVERRTLPGETPAAVLDELRGIIAGADEEAEVREVLSRSPLECPPDTPIARALHDAITADTGTEPEIAGVAYWMDAAVFADAGAETVDYGPTGAGAHAAVEWVDLESVARCARVIATAVSRYLA, encoded by the coding sequence ATGACCCCATCCCCGGACCTCACCACTCTCCTCTCCGAGCTCGTGCGCATCGACTCGCAGAACCCCGACCTCGTGTCGGGCGCCTCGGGTGAGCGCACGATCGCGGAGTTCTGTGTGCAGTGGTTCGAGCGCAATGGCGTCGAAGCCTGGATCGATGCGGTGCGGCCCGGGCGGTGCAACGCGGTGGCGCGGGTGCGTGGAGGCGCGGGTGCGACGCTCAGCCTGTGTGCCCATCTCGATACGGTCTCGATCGAAGGCATGACGGCGCCGGGTCTCGAGCCGCGTGTCGAGGGCGGCCGCATGTACGGTCGCGGCACATACGACATGAAGGGTGCCGTCGCTGCGGTCATGATCGCGCTCAGGGAGCTGGCGCAGGATCCACCCAGGGGCACGGTGCTGGCCGCGCTCGTCTGCGATGAGGAGTTCGCGAGCATCGGCGCACAGGACTTCGTGAAGCGGTACCGCTCTGATGCCTGCATTGTCACGGAGCCGAGCGAAGGACGTCTCATCCTGGCACACAAGGGGTTCGTCTGGGCGGAGATCGAGACGGCGGGCACGCCCGCGCACGGCAGTCGCTGGGAGGACGGCGTGAGTGCCATCGCACGGATGGGGCGCATCATTGCCGCGCTCGACGAGTTCGATCGCTCCGTCCTCCGTGAGCGCACGCATCCGCTCCTCGGGCCCGCATCCATGCACTGCGCCATGGTGGAGGGCGGAGACGGCTGGTCCACGTATGCGCCGCGCTGCACGCTCCGTGTCGAGCGGCGCACACTGCCGGGCGAGACGCCGGCGGCCGTGCTGGACGAATTGCGCGGCATCATTGCCGGTGCGGACGAGGAGGCGGAGGTGCGCGAGGTACTCAGCCGATCGCCGCTGGAGTGTCCGCCGGACACACCGATCGCTCGGGCGCTCCATGATGCCATCACTGCCGACACCGGCACCGAGCCGGAGATCGCCGGTGTCGCCTACTGGATGGACGCCGCAGTGTTCGCCGACGCTGGGGCGGAAACCGTGGACTACGGCCCGACCGGCGCCGGGGCACACGCGGCCGTCGAGTGGGTGGACCTGGAATCCGTCGCCCGCTGCGCCCGTGTCATCGCCACGGCCGTTTCCAGATACCTCGCCTGA